A region of the Streptomyces sp. NBC_00442 genome:
TCGACGTGTACGAGGATGTACACCGGGGGCTGCGGGACTCGCTGACCGCGCTGGACGCCCGTCAGGGGCCGCCCGCGCCGGGCGCCGTGCCGGGAACGTCCGGGGCGGGCCGGCCGTTGGCTGACCAGCGCCCCTAACGGTCCGACGAGCCGCCGGGCCATGAACGAACTACGACTACAGGAGCTGAACCGAACGTGGCAGGAGTGGCACGCCGCCGCCTCGACGCCGAGCTGGTGCGCCGGAAACTCGCGCGGTCGCGGGAGCACGCCGCCCAGCTGATCGCCGCGGGGCGGGTGAGCGTCGGCAAGACCGTCGCCACCAAATCCGCCACCCAGGTCGAGACCGCCGCCGCGATCGTGGTGGTCGACGACGACAGCGATCCCGACTACGTCTCGCGCGGAGGGCACAAGCTGGCCGGGGCGTTCGAGGCGTTCGTCCCGCAGGGGCTGAAGATCGAGGGGCGGCGGGCGCTCGACGCGGGCGCCTCCACGGGCGGCTTCACCGATGTGCTGCTGCGTTCCGGAGCCGGCCACGTGGTCGCCGTCGACGTCGGTTACGGCCAGCTCGCCTGGTCCCTTCAGAGTGACGACAGGGTCACCGTGAAGGACCGTACGAACGTACGCGAGTTGACGCTCGACGACCTCGACGGGCAGCCCGCCGACCTCGTCGTGGGCGACCTCTCCTTCATCGCGCTCGGCCTGGTGCTGCCCGCCCTCGTGCGCTGCGCGGCGCCCGACGCGGACCTGGTCCTCATGGTCAAGCCGCAGTTCGAGATCGGCAAGGAGCGGCTCGGCAGCGGCGGCGTCGTGCGCAGCCCCGAGCTGCGGGCCGAGACGGTACGGACGGTGGCGGCGCAGGCGGCCGGGCTCGGGCTCGGCGTGGTCGGAGTGACGGCCAGCCCGTTGCCCGGACCCTCCGGCAATGTCGAATACTTTCTGTGGCTGCGGGCCGGGGCGCCCGCGCTCGATCCCGCGGACGTGGAGCGCGCAGTGGCGGAGGGACCCCGGTGAGTTCGTCGGAAAGCAGCACTCGGAGCAGTACACAGAGCAGCACTGACATCAGCACTGACATCAGTGCGCAGAGCAGTGTCGAGGGCGGTACGGACAGTCGTGCCTGCGGCGGCTCGCAGAGCGGCGCCGCCGAGGCGCGCACCGTTTTCCTGCTCGCGCACACCGGAAGACCCGCGGCCATTCGCAGCGCGGAACTCGTCGTCCGCGGCCTGCTGCGCAGCGGCATCGGCGTACGCGTCCTGCGGGCGGAGGCCGCCGATCTGCCACTGCCCGTCGAGGCGGAGATCGTCGAGGACGCACGGCCCGCGTGCCTCGACGCCTGCGAGCTGCTCATCGTGCTCGGCGGCGACGGCACCTTGCTGCGCGGCGCGGAACTCTCCCGCGCGTCCGGCGTTCCGATGCTCGGAGTCAACCTCGGCCGCGTCGGCTTCCTCGCGGAGGCCGAGCGCGACGACCTGGACAAGGTCGTCGACCGTGTGGTGACGCGCGCCTACGAGGTCGAGGAGCGGATGACCCTCGACGTCGTCGTGCACAACAACGGCGATGTGGTGCACCGGGACTGGGCCCTCAACGAGGCGGCCGTCCAGAAGGTCTCGCCCGAGCGGATGCTGGAGGTCGTGCTGGAGATCGACGGCCGTCCCGTCACCGGGTTCGGCTGCGACGGCATCGTGTGCGCCACGCCGACCGGTTCGACCGCGTACGCCTTCTCGGCCGGCGGCCCGGTGGTGTGGCCCGAGGTCGAGGCGCTGCTCATGGTGCCGATCAGCGCGCACGCCCTGTTCGCCAAGCCCCTGGTCACGTCGCCGGACTCGGTGCTCGCGGTCGAGGTGCAGCCGCACACGCCGCACGGAGTGCTGTGGTGCGACGGGCGGCGTACGGTCGAACTCCCTTCGGGCGCACGGGTGGAGGTACGGCGGGGCGCCGTCCCGGTGCGGCTCGCGCGGCTGCACCACGCCTCGTTCACCGACCGTCTTGTCGCCAAGTTCGCCCTGCCGGTACAGGGGTGGCGCGGGGCGCCGCACTGACCGGTCCGGGCGGGGCGGGCCCCCAGGTCCCGGTGCTGCCGAGTGGGCACGGCGTCCGTCGTCGAGGCGATCACGGAAATCGACATGTAGACGGATCCGACGAGCTTCACGACCGCGTGTCCGGGTCGGTGCCCGGGTCGACATTTCCCCGCGCGTCCGAGCGGACCCGGCGGGCGGGCCCTTTGTCGATGTGCCGACCGGGACGGGTGTTGACACGCTCGCCCCGCCGCGGCGACCGGTGACCGCCACGTTCATGCCGGGGAACGGCTCGCGTCGGCGGCGGGGCGGAACGGGCCGGTCCGTTCTCGTGCGCCAGGGCTCGCGGCAAGGGCGGTGCCGGGACCCGTCCGGCGAGCCTCCCGATCAGGCCGGGGCATTGCCCCGCGCCGATGGCCGCGCCGACGGGCACGCCGACGGTTCGGGGTCCACGAGAGGGTGACGGGACGGGGCACGTCGCACACAGGGCTCCGGACCTCGTAAGGTCGTGTCCGTGTTGGAGGAGATGCGGATACGGTCGCTCGGGGTCATCGACGACGCAGTCGTGGAGCTGTCACCCGGTTTCACCGCGGTGACCGGCGAGACCGGTGCGGGCAAGACCATGGTCGTCACCAGCCTGGGGCTGCTGCTCGGCGGCCGTGCCGATCCCGCGCTCGTGCGGATCGGCGCCAAGGCGGCCGTCGTCGAAGGGCGGATCGCGCTGCGGCCCGGCAGCTCGGCGGTGCTGCGGGCGGAGGAGGCAGGGGCAGAGCTGGACGACGGCGCGCTGCTCGTCAGCCGTACCGTTTCGGCGGAGGGCCGCTCACGGGCGTACCTCGGCGGCCGGTCGGTGCCGGTCGGGATGCTCGCCGAGCTCGCCGACGAACTCGTCGCGGTGCACGGCCAGACCGACCAGCAGGGCCTGCTGCGCCCGGCCAGACAGCGCGAGGCGCTCGACCGGTACGCCGGCGAGGCGGTGGCGGGGCCCCTGGCCAAGTACGCCGGGGCCTACCGGAGGCTGCGGGCCGTCGCCGTCGAGCTGGAGGAGCTGACCACGCGGGCGCGCGAGCGGGCGCAGGAGGCCGATCTGCTGCGCTTCGGGCTCGACGAGATCGCCGCGGTGGAGCCGCTGCCCGGCGAGGACGGCGAACTGTCCGCGGAGGCCGAGCGGCTCGGCCACGCCGAAGCGCTCGCCTCGGCCGCCGCCGTCGCCCACGCCGCGCTGGCCGGCAACCCCGAGGACCCCGAGAGCGTGGACGCGACGACCCTCGTCGCCGGCGCCCACCGGGCCCTGGAGGCCGTACGCACCCACGACCCCGCGCTGGCGGCGCTCGCCGAACGCATCGGCGAGGTCGCGATCCTGCTCGGCGACGTGGCGGGCGAACTCGCCGGATACGCCGACGACCTGGACGCCGATCCGCTGCGCCTGGCCGCGGTGGAGGAGCGCCGGGCGGCCCTGACCTCCCTGACCCGTAAGTACGGCGAGGACATCACGGCCGTGCTCGCCTGGTCGCAGGAGAGCGCGGCGCGTCTGACCGAACTCGACGGCGACGACGACCGGATCGAACAGCTCACCGCCGAGCGGAACGGGCTGCGCGACGAACTGTCCGTCCTGGCGCAGGAGTTGACGGACGCCCGCACCGAGGCCGCGGCCCGGTTCGCCGAGGCCGTCACCGCCGAGCTCGCCTCTTTGGCGATGCCGCACGCGCGGGTGTCGTTCGCGGTCGGCCAGAGCGAGGACCCCGAAGGCGTCGAGGTCGGCGGGCGGACCGTGGCATACGGGCCGACCGGCGCCGACGAGGTCGAGCTGCTGCTCGCCCCGCACCCCGGCGCACCGGCCCGGCCGATCGCCAAGGGCGCGTCCGGCGGTGAGCTCTCCCGGGTGATGCTGGCGGTGGAGGTCGTCTTCGCGGGCACCGACCCGGTGCCGACGTACCTGTTCGACGAGGTCGACGCGGGCGTCGGCGGCAAGGCGGCGGTCGAGATCGGCCGCAGGCTCGCCAAACTCGCCAAGTCGGCGCAGGTCGTGGTGGTCACCCACCTGCCGCAGGTGGCGGCGTTCGCCGACCGTCAGCTCCTGGTCGAGAAGACCAACGACGGCACGGTCACCCGCTCCGGCGTCACCGTCCTCGAAGGCGAGGACCGGGTGCGTGAGCTGTCGCGCATGCTGGCCGGCCAGGAAGACTCCGAGACCGCCAGGGCGCACGCCGAGGAACTCCTGGCCACCGCCCGCGCGGACGGCTGACCGCCCGACCGGCTGACGGAGCGGCGCACCGCCGACCCGCTCCGGGGCCGCCGACCGGGGTGCCCCGCCGCCGACCGGCGGCGCGGGCGTTCACCCGTGTGGGTGATCGGGGGCGGTGGTCTTCCCGGCCCGGCGGGGCAGGAACCTCCGGGCGGTGCCGGAACGCCCGTACGGACTGGCATCCTTGGCCGGAACCACCGACCTCCGCCGCTCCGGGAGCCTGTTCACGTGTCACAGCTGCGTACGGTCCACGTCCTGGGCGGCGGCAGTGCGGGCAGCAGCGCGCATGTCAGATCGCTCGCGGCAGGCCTGGTCGCCCGGGGTGTGCGCGTCACCGTCTGCGCCCCCGCCGAGCTGGAGCGGGAGTACGACTTCCCCGGCGCGGGCGCCCTCTTCGTGCCGGTCGCCCGGCGCGGCGATCCGACGGCGGTCGGCGCGCTCCGGGCCGCCTGCGCCCACGCGGATGTCGTGCACGCGCACGGCCTGCACGCCGCCGTCCGCGCCGCCCTCGCGCTGAGCGGCCGACGAGGCGTGCCGCTGGTCGTCACCTGGCACACCCGCTCGCACGCCGACGGCGCCCGCGGTCACGTGCTTCGGCTCCTGGAGCGCCGGGTCTCGCGGACCGCCGCCGTGGTGCTCGCCACCTCGTCCGAACTCGTCGACCGGGCCCGCAGCCGCGGCGCGCGCGACGCCCGGCTCGCCGCGGTCGCCGTCCCCGCACCCCGGCCGACGGCCGGACTCGACGACGGCAAGGCGCGGGCCGAACTCGGCGCTGTGGACCGGCCGTTGCTCATGGCCGTGGGCAGCCTCGTCGAACACCGCGGCTACGAGGTGCTGCTCGACGCGGCCCGTGCCTGGCGCGATCTCGACGTGGTGCCGCTGCTCGTCATCGCGGGGGAGGGGCGGGGGCGGCCGGCGCTGCAGCGGCGCATCGAGGCGGAGTCCCTGCCGGTCAGGCTCGTCGGCCGGCGCGACGACATCACCGAGCTGCTCGCCGCCGCCGACATCGCGGTCCTGCCCAGCCGCTGGGAGGCCCGCTCGCTGCTCGCCCAGGACGCGCTGCGCCTGGGCGTGCCGCTGGTCGCCACGGCGGTCGGCGGGGTGCCGGAGCTGGTCGGGGACGCGGCGCTGCTCGTCCCGTACGGAGACGCCGGGGCGCTCGCGGACGCCGTCGTGGGCCTGCTCGCGGACCCCGACGCGCGCCGTGCGCTGGCCCACGCGGGACGGGTGCAGGCCGCGAGCTGGCCCACCGAGGACGAGACCGTGGCCCAAGTCCTCGCCGTCTACGACGAGTTGACGGGCGCCTGAGCCGCCGCGCCCCGGTCCGTATCG
Encoded here:
- a CDS encoding TlyA family RNA methyltransferase; this translates as MAGVARRRLDAELVRRKLARSREHAAQLIAAGRVSVGKTVATKSATQVETAAAIVVVDDDSDPDYVSRGGHKLAGAFEAFVPQGLKIEGRRALDAGASTGGFTDVLLRSGAGHVVAVDVGYGQLAWSLQSDDRVTVKDRTNVRELTLDDLDGQPADLVVGDLSFIALGLVLPALVRCAAPDADLVLMVKPQFEIGKERLGSGGVVRSPELRAETVRTVAAQAAGLGLGVVGVTASPLPGPSGNVEYFLWLRAGAPALDPADVERAVAEGPR
- a CDS encoding NAD kinase is translated as MSAQSSVEGGTDSRACGGSQSGAAEARTVFLLAHTGRPAAIRSAELVVRGLLRSGIGVRVLRAEAADLPLPVEAEIVEDARPACLDACELLIVLGGDGTLLRGAELSRASGVPMLGVNLGRVGFLAEAERDDLDKVVDRVVTRAYEVEERMTLDVVVHNNGDVVHRDWALNEAAVQKVSPERMLEVVLEIDGRPVTGFGCDGIVCATPTGSTAYAFSAGGPVVWPEVEALLMVPISAHALFAKPLVTSPDSVLAVEVQPHTPHGVLWCDGRRTVELPSGARVEVRRGAVPVRLARLHHASFTDRLVAKFALPVQGWRGAPH
- a CDS encoding glycosyltransferase family 4 protein, whose product is MSQLRTVHVLGGGSAGSSAHVRSLAAGLVARGVRVTVCAPAELEREYDFPGAGALFVPVARRGDPTAVGALRAACAHADVVHAHGLHAAVRAALALSGRRGVPLVVTWHTRSHADGARGHVLRLLERRVSRTAAVVLATSSELVDRARSRGARDARLAAVAVPAPRPTAGLDDGKARAELGAVDRPLLMAVGSLVEHRGYEVLLDAARAWRDLDVVPLLVIAGEGRGRPALQRRIEAESLPVRLVGRRDDITELLAAADIAVLPSRWEARSLLAQDALRLGVPLVATAVGGVPELVGDAALLVPYGDAGALADAVVGLLADPDARRALAHAGRVQAASWPTEDETVAQVLAVYDELTGA
- the recN gene encoding DNA repair protein RecN, producing the protein MRIRSLGVIDDAVVELSPGFTAVTGETGAGKTMVVTSLGLLLGGRADPALVRIGAKAAVVEGRIALRPGSSAVLRAEEAGAELDDGALLVSRTVSAEGRSRAYLGGRSVPVGMLAELADELVAVHGQTDQQGLLRPARQREALDRYAGEAVAGPLAKYAGAYRRLRAVAVELEELTTRARERAQEADLLRFGLDEIAAVEPLPGEDGELSAEAERLGHAEALASAAAVAHAALAGNPEDPESVDATTLVAGAHRALEAVRTHDPALAALAERIGEVAILLGDVAGELAGYADDLDADPLRLAAVEERRAALTSLTRKYGEDITAVLAWSQESAARLTELDGDDDRIEQLTAERNGLRDELSVLAQELTDARTEAAARFAEAVTAELASLAMPHARVSFAVGQSEDPEGVEVGGRTVAYGPTGADEVELLLAPHPGAPARPIAKGASGGELSRVMLAVEVVFAGTDPVPTYLFDEVDAGVGGKAAVEIGRRLAKLAKSAQVVVVTHLPQVAAFADRQLLVEKTNDGTVTRSGVTVLEGEDRVRELSRMLAGQEDSETARAHAEELLATARADG